In Dehalococcoidia bacterium, one genomic interval encodes:
- a CDS encoding site-specific integrase: MRSKLNKFLGYLQIERGFSQGTIKGYRLDIEKGLLPFLHQRGKFEVAEVTKADIRDYLDYVATSQGNTNATRARKLAAIKS; the protein is encoded by the coding sequence GTGAGAAGCAAGTTAAACAAATTTCTGGGTTATCTTCAGATTGAGAGGGGTTTCTCTCAGGGCACTATCAAAGGATACCGGCTTGATATAGAAAAAGGGCTGCTCCCCTTCTTGCATCAGCGAGGCAAATTTGAAGTAGCAGAGGTCACCAAGGCTGACATTCGAGACTATCTAGACTATGTAGCCACTAGCCAAGGTAACACTAATGCCACCAGGGCGCGAAAACTGGCAGCCATAAAGTCAT